tttttaattttttaaaatataatttaaccaactttttcttttttctttaagaaaaataCTATTCTTATAATTTGTAAATGTGATAGCTATCCCAACTATCGATGATTACGCAAAGGTAtgtatatgaaaattttcaatttagtaATTATATTAGTGAATTATTCTACCATATAAATAATCACAAATAATCAAGAAATCTTGATAATTCAAAGGTATGTACACTTCTTGCAAATCCCAAATGCATAAATGAAATTCACAGTATGGAAGCATATGATCTTATAATTCTGCTGTTATACCTATCATTCAAATCTCTCAAATTTGAGATGTTAATCgcgtgcattttttttttgtttgtagcTTAACCACTATTTCATcttgtttcttgagtttctCTATGGTTCTAAGATAATAATGGTGTTTTTTTgttaaaacaaaaaaggaaaaaggttgGCTACATTAcattaaacaaaagaaaaacataatAAAAAGAAGGTAAGTGCAATGAACAAAAAATTGCTTTTGAACaaataaagaaagggaaaaatgcTAAATGATAAAAGTTGGATAAATtactttaaacaaaaaaaaatagcaaatgTGAAGATTGTGTAAATATAGGTACACTATTATTAAGATGGAGCACTTAAAGAAACCTAGGTGACTATAAGTCATTGGGTGCTTGAAAAATCCCAAATCAAAATGATCCTCATGTATACTTTAAACCCTTATCTAAATACATTAAATTGAACATGGGAGTATAACTTGACATCTAAACATCGTTGCTTCCGAGTTAATAGTTAAAATGCCTTAAATTTAGTATACTTATCAAGTTTGTGATTTATAATCCATCATATTCATTATAACTAGTGGAAAATATTAATAGTGAAAAAGACTCGAAATTTGATATTGCACTTATCAAATTTGTGATTTGTAGTCGGTCATGTTCATTACAACAAATGGCAGACTTAGGACCTAGTTTAGTACAATCTAATGATTTAGTAGGAGAGATATTCACTATTTGAAACAATTGCATTATCACTAGGAGTGAGATTTGGAATTCGATTACAACTAGTGCTCATGCACATCCAATGTGTGTgcaatcaaaaaatatataatatttatgatcatatattttaaatcaatttttttattatcaaaacaaattttaatcttttaaatatttttcataaaataattttatattagTAGTTATAATATTTATGGGTAGTTATGTTGAAAAGATATACTTAAAtagttaaaagtaaaaaatagtcATGGGTAGTTATAGATAGTTAAAGTAAAAGTAGTTTTTATCATGGCAAAAAGaaaagttcatttttttatagGCAAAAAAGTTATATTCCATTTAAAAGTAAACAAATGATCaaattcatattcatttttgcaGTTAAACAAGCAAGATCTAACTTGATACCATATtcatttttgtcaatttatatttatttttgtcgctaaaaaagtaaaatttgaCATTTTTGTATATAAAATTATTACATATGAGTCATGTGATAATTTTAGactaaaaaatgattgaaacttaagttgggaccaaaaattatgaatttgaatttgtaagagatataaagttaatatttgaaaagtaaaagatgaaaaaattcatttaacgAAATGTGAAAAacattttaaactattttttccaaaaatatttattattcAGTATGCAAGAATTGAATCTTTttcaattataaatattttttgtaataataattaacaagaaaccaatttcataaccatgaccCAGTTGGTACCAACATGGCATGTTAAACTCGGGATCGTAATTCTGAAAACCGGACTAGTATGTTAAACACGTTGTCAGTAATAACAAAACTCGGGTTTTGATGCAAGAAAGCCATTAATTCACTCAGGATTTCCGGGTTCTATCCATCATTAATGCCAGGTTTGTTAAGTCAACCCTACAGCCGGTTGCCTTATTTCAATTGGGCCCCAATTGACATGTGAAAGATGTCCACGCTGAGTTGTCTTGTTAATACTTCATCTGCCCACGGTGGAGAGTTCAGCCTACTTTCCACGCTAGAAGCAACCATGGATTCTTCAACCGGGGAATTGAAAAGACAAAACTATGAGAAGAAGATGAAGCTGATACGCAAGCTAAAGCTTAAGATTCCGTCTGACAACTCTTACGCATGCTAAATTAACTTCAATATCAAAATGGAATATCTGACCTTATCTTTTaaatatgtaattttttttttttttaagcaacaTCCACTCCACTTTTATTCTAGTCTGTCATAAAGGCAGGAGAGCCCAACTGAATTTTGAAGAATTTACTAAAATTGAACTATCATTAGATCGGATAAGTGTCATATGCACccatataaatttgaaaaaatcatGTGTTAGCGGCAAAATAATTAGAGTCAAGATTtgaatttttaaactttttttaattatgatttttttaaaaaaaattttatatttttcgcaAACACATttatcaatcatttttttattttataacatAAAATCACTACAATATACCTTTCTATAAAAACtctaaaaataacaatccaaacaggGAGTTTTGGGTGGTGGCCTAttagttatatatatttttaagggTTAACAACATAAAAGCCTCCTGTGGTATAACTATCATACAGAAAAGCCCTTTGAGGTTTCATATCATACGCGTCGGTATCCTATGATTTGAATTATTCTGAAAAATCGACGGAAATCGTTAAAACAAACGGAGTTgagtgaaaagacgaaaatacccttttgATATAAGcgaaaattgcagaagtaatTTTACACTTTCATTCTGTCAAAACCaacgaagagagagagagaaagaaataaaaagctGGTCGAAAGCTAAAGCTGTgcgaaaaaagaagaaaaaagaaaaagggcgcAGAATTAGTTAATTGGTCGCTTGCTTGATTGGAAGGATTtccacttttctctcttaacTTGACTAATTGTGTAGCAACGAGCTGTTTGAATCTGAAACCCGCAAGCGTGATCGCCCATTTCCCGATTGAACCAACACAGCTGTTCCACTTCCCCACTATCCCTGAACGAGCTCTTTCTATCCGTTCCTCTCCCTTACTTCCCTAAAAGCTGGATCGATCTCTTCCTCCGAGTCGTACCTCACCAAGACGAGTGATTTTCTGACATCGCTCCGCCAGATCCAGTGTGGACCAGgaggatagtgacacttgtcgtTCAAGAGAAAGGTTACGAAGTCACTTTGCGAACCACCATCGTTGACAAGTCTCCTTAATGAAACAGAAAAGGTCACCGAGGGGCCGAGCGCGAGCTTCATCCAGAGCTTGACCATGGGAGTgcgcaagaaagaaaaaaagtctGTAGTAGGCCTTCAACCAccaatcaaatcagtgaaaaaCGCTCTCCATTTTAAATTGGAGCCCAAAGAAGTCAAAAAAACATCTTTCGACAGGACTGAAAGCACCAAGTCGAAAAGAAACGATCAAGTGTCGTGTGCAAGTATGGCTTTCTATCTTCCTGTTGCCTTAAGCCTGGAGACCGGGGGTGCTTAGGACCAGAGGTGCCAAAGGCCAGAACAAGTTCTCTTTTCATTAAAGTGTGAAGGGTAAAGTAGGCATATCAGGTGAAAGTTTGTGGTAGAAATCTATATCCCGCAAGAAACATGCGCCTTTCCGGTGCGTTTAAGACAAACGCCGTAAATTTGACGATTTCCGTCGACTTTTCAGAATAATTCAAACCATGAAGTACCGACGCGTATGATATGAAACCACAGGGGACTTTTTTGTATGATATCTATACTACAGGGGACTTTTTTGTTGTTAACCCTATTTTTAATTTCGATAGTCCAAAATTGTCCCACGATGCTTTTCACAATTACTATTTGAGAGCCGTTGCATTGCCCAATCATTTCAGTACTCGTGTCAGTACTGAAATGTCATATGCACTGTGGCCTGATACAAGGTTTTCAATTCAGTCTATCGGCAGTAATGCACGGCTCTGTCGGTCATGTTCAAAGAAGAGATTAATTGTGGCATACCCAATTGGGATTAGAGAGTTAATTACGGTGTTCTGTTCCGTTGTACTCGTATGGGCAGCTTTTCTTGCTGTTGGGACCACTCCTTGCTTAcatattgaaaatttttattttttttagacaCAATAAAATCTATTTTAGACATACTCCTACTCTATATTAGGAAGAGAGAGGAGCTAAAGAGATCTAAGGAGAACTCGAAGGGAACTAAATTATCACTTGTCCAAACGAGTGCCTACGCACTTGCCGGAAAACTTTTCCAGAAAAGCCTGGGTTTTTTATAATGCGGGCCAAGAGATTTGAAGCTTCGTCTTTGACCCACATTCAAGTAGAGATTCAAAACTTTTTTAGTAACAAACTTTTTCACGTTTTACCATTTCTTGCTTATACATTGTTTAAATTGgaattttttgcagaaaaaattttatgttttccatgaacatatttttcaatcacttttttatcacACAAACATCATTGCTAtagtatatttttctacaaaaatttcaaaaaatagcaatccaaacgagAAATTGGGATTAGACAGGAAATATGATTAAATTAGAGAGTGACGAGTATGATATTAAGTTTAGAATAGTAAATTATCAAAAATAACGAATGGTTTAAAGCAAAAAAGGGTAAATGGTGAATGAAAATTGATAAGTAACTGTTATTGGAGGGTTTTTCAGAGCAATATAACAATCGACTTTTTGATGAAAACCTGCATGGATTCCTCCAAATTTTTAAACCAGTACTCCTAATGTTAAACTATTAGAATTAATAGTTTCAAAACTAAAGTGCAAATCGATAGTAGTTTGCAGTGCATGTTGCAATTAATTCAAAACTTGATCACGCCGTGTGATTTCTCTTTGATATACATGTGTGAATATACAAATGCCTAATTGTTTACACAATAATTTAGAACATCAACGTGTTTCACCTTCTTGGGTAATTACTaattagtgtaacacttttcTTCCAAAGGAAAACGACAATAGATGCGACACAACATCAATgaaatacaaaacaaaaaaaaagataaggaAAGGACCTGGCCAAGAAAGTCCTTTGCCGCGGGAGATGTCAATTTCTACCCGCATTTTGCATTCTAGCATTTACATTTGCTTTCCAATTAAGGTAGTGTAATTAGGCCAAGAACAGTGAATTAGTTCAGGATTTTTCCGTTTCAAACCACCTTCTGATTAGTCGACCTGTCCTTCATTTTATAAGCGGTATGATGTAGGAGCTAACCTTCCTTAACATtaaaggtgtcaaaatgggCGACTCAAATGGGTTTGAATCAATCGTAATTTGGTAATGAGTATAATTAGGTTAACCCATTTGTATTCATTAAATAAATGAGTATGGGTATATCCAATAACCTATTTATGAGtcaattaaaattttaatttttttattttttgcatattgtttaataagaaataactatattttattattgttagattgataaaaaaaaattcaaatttatttgcttaatgCTCACTAAGAGTCGagtttaaatgtataattatttttaaataattataaatagaTAAGTCGAATCAACCCATTACCCACCAATTAAATGTATTTAATTAGACAATCATTTAGATCcattcaaaattaatacacGGATTTGGACAGGTTATTGATGCATGGGTTTGGACAAGGTCAACATAATTGGATTGTAACTAAGCATTGGTTTACATGCCTAAACTCCACTTAATCTATTATGTATATAcacatattaataattattattctcTTATATTTATACACTTTCTATAATTGGTTTTATCTTTCCCAAAATCTAACATTTGATATATGTCTTAACAAGTCTCCAATGACCACCCATTAAACAGACCTTACTATGTTAGTGGACCTCTTGTCATTGTGAAGCAAGTCAAGCATGATTATTGAAAGTTCAATTTCTTgtcactttctttttttctcattcatacactcaaatgtataaTTTTGATTGACAACTGTCAActaattgaaataatttttttagctTACACTAATAATAAACTGCCTCTTACACTTTTAACTTTTGTTGATTTATGCTTAAttacatttctttttttcatctttttgcaTATTTTGCATAATTACTTACCCACATCTTATTTTTATTCCAAAATCTGAGTAAGTAGTActcgaaaatatacaaaaagataaaaataaaaaattttgattaaaatcaACGTAAGTCAAAAAGTATACAAAAAAAAGTCTATTATTAGTCTAAAATTAGCGTCTTCTTAACatgatgtttaatttttgtCCATCTTGTTTGTTTTAAGAGTTTGcaaaaggattaaaaaaaagaacataagaatttgaagagaagaaaaagaaagaaacaaggagCAACATGTGGAAaatgttttttgaaaaaaaaggaaaaaaaggaagcaATGGGAAATAATGGAATGCTAGAGCGTGCGCTAGGAAGTGGAGTGAAGGAATTAATGTGATAGCCAACGGCTCTAACCTCCTTCCCAAGAAGTGTATattaaaactccaaattttgaaattgatgtTCTTCACTAGTTTAGTTCTTAAATTATAATCTTATACCTCAAGGACTAAATAAAAAACCTATCAAGATAGAACCCACAAAGTTACTTTCTAGAAAAGTTTAGTCTAGTATTATTCACCATAAAAAGGTTCACTAATACTGTAGAAGAACAAACGCCATCAAAATTATATCATCCAACACTAAATCAATTAAAATCAATATTAAGTAGTAGAAAAGTACAGTATAAAGTTGTGAGCTAATATGTTTATCCTCTAATAACACCAGCTGCAACCTCGTCCACAAAAGCCTTGACATTACTGCTGGAGGATCCTCCATCTTTGGCAGCTTCTACAGCCAACTCCTTCCATTTTTTAGCAGTCTTTCTCATCTCTTCACCTCTCACCCCACCATCCATAATAATTTCTAAGCTTCTTCTGATCTCATCAGCCTCAACAGTTCCTTCTTCATTGGCCGTAGGCCTTATCCCAGTCTTCCAAAcatcttgaataaattttgcATTGGTAGTTTGATCTGTCCAGAGAGGAATTGCCACAACTGGCACCCCAGAAGCTAAACTCTCTAGAGAAGAATTCCATCCACAATGACTCACAAAGCATCCCACAGAAGGGTGTGACAAAACCTCCACTTGTGAACACCAAGAAACTATCAGTCCTTGCTTTTCCAATTCATCTTTACAGCTTAACTTTTCCTCCAGTTTCTCACCCTTGGGAGACTTCCTAAGCACCCACAAAAATGGCTTCTTGCTTTGCAGCAACCCTTGAGCAATTTCCTCTAGCTGTTTTAATGGTACATCTGCGAAACTCCCAAATGCTACATAAACAACAGATGCATCATTCTTGGAATTCAGCCACTCGACACAATCTTTCGTTTCCTGAAGCAAGTCACCACCAAACGAAGAATCCGAAGAATCCCTTCCATCTAAGAAAGCTGAAGGAATCAAAGGTCCAACAGCTACCAGCTTCAACTTCACAGCAGCCATGAGAGTCTCAGATTCCAAAGCATCAAACGTATTTACGAGAACTTTTGGCGTTTCTTCCTCTTGGAGTAGTTCAAAATGTTTATTGATCGTGGGCAAAGCAAAACTGTAGACATCAGGATTTGAAGCCAGAAAAAATGTGGGGAGATCTCGGCTAGCTAGTGTTGGTAATCCGGGTAATTTAATTGTTTTACTGCTAGATATATCTCCAGTAACTTCCCCACAGCCATTGAAGAAACAATAGTAGAGTTGGAAAAGAGCTGCTGGCTGTATCCAAAGAAGAGTTGATGGAATCTGAAGTTGACGAGCAACTTGACCAACCCAAGGCATAAGTGTGGTGTAGACCACATGAGTGATTGGACGGCCCTCATTGCTCTGAGCCATGATGAGTTCTTTCAGGGTTTGGGAGCCACGAGTAATCAGAGAAGTCATATATTCTTGAACATCATCGTCAGTAGTCCAGCCATGATCATAACCATCAGAAAAAGCAACAATGCTTAATTTTTCTGGTAACGAATCTGAGGCTCTGTTCATGCGGTTGATTGCACCAAGACTGGTTGAAAATGTCGTTCTAACGCCTAGTTTTGCTAGGCGTTTCGCGAATTGGAGGGTAGGGTTGATATGGCCTTGGCCTGGAAATGTCACAACCAGAAAATGGCAATTCTCCATTGGAGTGAGGAAGCTTGTAAGGTATGTAGTATATAGTgtattgaaaaagaaagattGCTTGTATGTTTAATGTGGATTATTTGTCTACAGACTACAGAGTTATGAGCATGTTTATTTATATAGGGCCAAGGCATTGAAAGGTGATGTTTGTCATGACGAAGGGGCGTCTTGCATACTTCATTACTTACTTCAGCACAAATTTAGCTTTGACAAAGTTTCACAACTTCTTTACTTCTCTACCCACTTTTCAATCTTGACAGCGGACACGATAAACCTTTACGATTTGATCATTATCCGTTACTAACAAGGGCTAATCTATATATctatataataatataatatcatattattattattattattatctataAAAGTGTCTTGAATAGTTTATAGTTGGATGTTTCTCACTTTTTTTATTTGCCTGATATGCCCTTAAGATAATTTGTCAACATATTGGTGTTTACAATTTGACTACAATTTGAACTTTATTCAATGATGTTCTGTTCAAATAAAAACACTCATCATGCAAATTACAAATCGTCGGGCTTCTTCCAATTACTTGAAAAGGTGGAAATAACCAACTGCAGAAAAAGCACCTCTTGAAAAAATGATTAATTTGACGGGTTGGAAAACTCAAGGTTCTCTCAAGCATTGACAGTTACTTTTGTTCGTGCCAGAATAACGCACCTCATTAGTTTGATGTCTCAAGTTAATCATTGAGGATTGTGAACAGTGAGTGCAGGAAACCTTTATAGTTGGAATTGTAAAGACTTTTTTTGGTTGGTTAGAGGGTCAAAAACCCTGTTACATAGTTACTAATCTTGGTGTGGTAACACCCATACAATCAAGACTCAAAAGACTCTGAGAGACTGGTGTTGTAAATATGTTTTCTTTGTATCTTTTGTCCTAAGAAAGTATCGTAATTGGGAAATCAAGATCCAGTAGCTGATATCTTCATCTATATCTACGTTTGGCTGCCAAACACCTTTGGGTATATCTACACTTTTCACCTTAATTagcatttatttttaatttttttattgatttgttgtatttttgaccttttttttcatattctgttctgggtttttctctttttttgtttttgttttggttaatTGTGTTATGTtacttgatgatgatgattcaaTAAAGATCAAATTTTCCTATCGAAATTTGatatgtttgttttttttaatacatgaactcaaaagaattatttctttttggttgtgacactatatatatatgtgcctAAAATGATTTACCATTGgatgtttcttacttttttttatttacgtGATATACCCTTAAGATGATTTGACtacaatttgaattttattcagTGATGTTCTATTCAAATACAAACATTAATCATGCAAATTACTAATCCTCGAGCTTTTTCCAATGTGATTCAAGTAATTAACTatgattatattatattatgagAGATAAAGAAAATAGATTGCTTTAAAAAAGTAGCTATTGACTTTACTAACAATGACTAAACATAtgtaaaaagtaataaaaattttcactaTGAAGCTTTAAATAGACTTAAGGTCAAATATAATATTTTAGTTTTGGAGTCCTTATTAAGTGTCAAATTCGACATATGCCAAATCAAATTCATTTTTACTAGTTATAGTATTCATCTAACTTCTATAGTATCAAAAATGAATACTAATTATAGGCATGTGTCAATTCGACACTTGAGAGAATTCTCCCGTGGTTAACCTCTGAATTTCTAGCAATGTAAATATTATGCGGGTAAATGAATTCTGTTCTTACCTAGTTTTATTTAATGAGTTTGTCAATTCTTTCATCTTTTACTTCGTTGATTAAAATTTAGCTAGCACCTttaaagcccaaaaaaaaaaaaaaagaaaagacggAGTTCTTCTAAGTATGCAAACGTGAATTAATTTACTTTTTCATACCATTTAGCAAATTCTAATTACTCATCTGCTGGTACAGTATCTGATATGACTGGGTCAATCTTCTCGTGGCAGAGACTAATTCCCGCTTTTGCAAGTAGAATCTTCAACCAaggaattgaaaagaaaatataatttGAGAAGAGGATGAAGCTTGTACGCAACTTAAGAGCTTAGGTCTGAGTGTCAACATAGAAATGGATTATCTCACTTTATCTCTTGAATATTCCTTTAATTTAAGGATTAAAGAGGAAACATGATTGACATTAGACACTGATAAGTATGAAATTATGCTTAGGACCATAAGATGTCAAAAATAAAGAATGGGGGAAACCAAGTAAATGGTGTATGAAAATTGAACAGTACTTAAACTTGTCACTAGAAGGTATTTCAGAGCGGGTTTATGGCAAGTACGGTTTAACTTCTGATATAATtggtattattattttatttctttcaaaaattgatatatatatatatatatatatatatatatatatatatatacatatgtggACATGATTATATTCATATATCGAATCGATGTACATGAAAGTTTATTTTGTTgttagatctaaatttcttttagatttGATTGTTAGAtctgaatttatttattttttttattttggatctaTTTCGACAAATCTTATCATCACTATTGAAACTTAAAACTGTTAATTTGTAGATCTGGTGAATGCAACATACACGAAAAGAAATTGCAGCAATTTATCTTTTGGAAGacaattttgaaatttcttatatttttcaaatatgttcataattttttagatttattgaatctattaaattacatATCTGTAATTTCTAATACATGTTTAACCTACCATTATGACAATAATGTAATTCAAATAATATTGGATGATTATCAGCAATCCATTaatgaaatttatttttatccaaaaaaattttagaaacctcccgaGGTTTATAATAGTCTCACTGCCCTCTCCCGAGGTTTCTGAAATATTAGATACCTCTCCCAAAACAAAGTAGGTGGCAATaaaatcagtccaattcaaaaacaaaaataaaataaaattaatatcaACGGAGAGAATACAGAAGGATTTCACAGCTGCCCTCAAGTGTTGCACTAGAGAGTTAatttgatatgaatagtacATAGCTATTTGAACAACAAATAAAGTTCAAGGGGTGTAAGTGTAACTTATGGCAAAGGCAAGGTTTCAACTTAAGTTTGGAACTGCAAACTAACGGCTCTTTCTACAACCATTTCTAACATCTATTTGAGACTCTGTATAACAACAAAATCAACCAGCAAGAGAGGACAATTTAACGGTTTGGTGTTAGATGAGCTAAAGCGACACATTTCTATGAATGAAATAAGCAGCAGCAACAGATAGAAACACGTAGAGATGGCTCGTTCAAGCAATGGAGGAGAAAGTTGGAATTCACCAACGTTATTTGCAATTAGAAACAGATATTGCAACTATAATCCCAAGGAGACAATCAAAGTTTCTAAGAGTGAAAAGAATCCACATAAACCGTATTTTTGCTGTTCAAATTGCAAATACTTTCAATGGTATGAATGTCTTACAGATCAAGAGGTAATCAGGCAAAGAGAAGAAAGACATTCAACATTGCAAAGGAAAATTAATTAAACTAAGTCCATTGGCACCCCTTTTATGATGGCATATTAGAAATTAATTTAATGTCCAAATGGTAGTTAAGCATACTTATTAatgatttaattaattctgtCAACATAATTAAGTCGTTTTATTATGTAAAGTGTAAGAATTGGGCTCCAACAACCTGACAGAGGAAGTGTCTAAATTTTGGAAACCTTAATTTAGGGcaatgaaattgttagaaaccttagggaggtttctgaaattattcaTAAACCTCAACCGTGGCTATTCCAAATCCTTTCAAAGCAATATGACATATGACCTTTGGACTCCTCCAATTCTAAAACGGGTCACTAATAAATCAGGTACTCCTAGTATTCTATATTGGACCCGAATTGCAGTCTAAGACGGATAGGTCAAACATTTGGCCCAATACATAGAATTGATTACGGGCTGTAGATAAGCTTAATTGATCCGAAACTTAGCTTCCGAGTTTGTTTCTATAGTataataagtttcaattatgttTAAATtcaatatatttattttcaGTATTAAACTGATCTCTCATGAAGTTCTAGTAGTTTGGATTTTTACAtaataaattttcaaaaatttatgcTAACAGAACCAAATTCGAGTTGACTTTGAAAATTTAATAAATGAGAAATGACGTTCATGTTTGGTTTAATCAGACTAGAGAGTCAAATTCAAATGAGGTTTTACCTTTTCAAACTTGATCTTCATTAGTGAGTAATAACTCAGTCCTTAATTCAACTCTAGATGGGGAAATACAGGGAAAGGGACACAATGCACAGAGAGAAGTTGAGTCCTAACAAATGCTATATGGtgagacaattttttttttttttttttccgagcACCAAGGTTTTGAAATCTagctatgaggtggaaaaattACCGAGTCAAGAGTCAGTGGTCGAGCCATTGGACTAATCGTTATTGAGCCATAATTGATTTGTAATgtcataaatatataaaaaaataattaatatataattaCTAATAATCTAATCGAATATCATATAATATACTAACCGGAAATGTAACTCCATTAAAAAAAGGGTTTATCTCTAACTAACGGCACTCATTGAGTACTCATGAAGCTGATATATTTCGGTGACATAATtttagaaatgtaaaattaattagagaaagtaaataaatacaaggagGGT
This Coffea arabica cultivar ET-39 chromosome 3e, Coffea Arabica ET-39 HiFi, whole genome shotgun sequence DNA region includes the following protein-coding sequences:
- the LOC113738145 gene encoding UDP-glycosyltransferase 75C1-like; translated protein: MENCHFLVVTFPGQGHINPTLQFAKRLAKLGVRTTFSTSLGAINRMNRASDSLPEKLSIVAFSDGYDHGWTTDDDVQEYMTSLITRGSQTLKELIMAQSNEGRPITHVVYTTLMPWVGQVARQLQIPSTLLWIQPAALFQLYYCFFNGCGEVTGDISSSKTIKLPGLPTLASRDLPTFFLASNPDVYSFALPTINKHFELLQEEETPKVLVNTFDALESETLMAAVKLKLVAVGPLIPSAFLDGRDSSDSSFGGDLLQETKDCVEWLNSKNDASVVYVAFGSFADVPLKQLEEIAQGLLQSKKPFLWVLRKSPKGEKLEEKLSCKDELEKQGLIVSWCSQVEVLSHPSVGCFVSHCGWNSSLESLASGVPVVAIPLWTDQTTNAKFIQDVWKTGIRPTANEEGTVEADEIRRSLEIIMDGGVRGEEMRKTAKKWKELAVEAAKDGGSSSSNVKAFVDEVAAGVIRG